One Salmo trutta chromosome 26, fSalTru1.1, whole genome shotgun sequence DNA window includes the following coding sequences:
- the LOC115162965 gene encoding uncharacterized protein C19orf47 homolog isoform X1: protein MASVTTATSEWIQFFKDAGIPAGLAVNYAVSFVDNRVQKNMLMDLSKDIMMDLGITVIGDIISILKHAKQVYRQDMCKMATQAITSGQSSVQTELRRTANTPATRMIANALSRDSPPSTPAHHPDNRAISVTVSNKQAKSGKAVLSRPADEGNGLPVKRRRVTAEMEGKYIINMPKGTTARTARILAQQAKKGNKRMSVFERLGAESKADTTTGSSKATGVFSRLGRADGAEEEQGTAGKVDVDGVEEEEEEEDDDDSDGEGSVLQYAGVLKRLPPSQKKEPVAPKLAPTTLRRLGGKFKLPPTDSPSSSSSSSSPDGLPSAKLSVLQRLGKPPASPPPADTQDSRVTSTRNKARPGLSLASPKVSSSTRAGGGESFGAQMDVGSVNVFKRLGSRRT from the exons GGTCCAGAAGAACATGCTGATGGACCTCAGTAAGGACATCATGATGGACCTTGGCATCACTGTCATCGGTGACATTATTTCCATCCTCAAACACGCCAAACAGGTCTACCGACAG GACATGTGCAAAATGGCCACACAGGCCATAACCTCAGGACAGTCCAGCGTTCAGACCGAACTACGAAGAACTGCCAACACCC CCGCCACACGTATGATTGCCAATGCCTTGAGCCGCGACTCACCGCCAAGCACACCAGCCCATCACCCTGACAACCGGGCAATCTCTGTGACAGTGTCCAACAAACAGGCCAAGAGTGGCAAAGCAG tGCTGAGCCGGCCTGCTGACGAGGGGAACGGTCTGCCGGTGAAGCGTCGGCGCGTGACTGCAGAGATGGAAGGCAAGTACATCATCAACATGCCCAAAGGCACCACGGCACGCACCGCCCGAATCCTGGCCCAGCAGGCCAAGAAAG GGAACAAGCGGATGTCTGTGTTTGAGCGACTGGGAGCCGAGTCCAAGGCAGATACCACCACGGGCAGCAGCAAG GCCACGGGTGTGTTCAGTCGTCTGGGCCGAGCAGACGGAGCGGAGGAGGAGCAGGGAACTGCAGGAAAGGTTGACGTAGAcggagtggaagaggaggaggaggaggaggatgatgatgatagtgatggagAGGGTTCGGTCCTACAGTACGCTGGCGTCCTCAAGCGACTCCCACCCTCCCAGAAGAAAGAGCCTGTGGCCCCCAAGCTGGCCCCCACCACCCTCCGCCGCCTGGGAGGGAAATTCAAACTCCCCCCCACTgattctccctcctcctcctcctcctcttcctcccccgaTGGCCTCCCCTCTGCCAAGCTCAGTGTGCTTCAGAGACTGGGCAAGCCCCCTGCCTCCCCACCGCCTGCCGACACCCAGGACAGCCGGGTGACCAGCACCAGAAATAAGGCCCGGCCAGGCCTGTCCCTGGCTAGCCCCAAGGTCAGCAGCAGCACCAGggctggaggaggggagagttttGGGGCTCAGATGGACGTAGGGTCAGTCAATGTCTTTAAGAGACTAGGCAGCAGGAGAACCTAA
- the LOC115162965 gene encoding uncharacterized protein C19orf47 homolog isoform X2, giving the protein MASVTTATSEWIQFFKDAGIPAGLAVNYAVSFVDNRVQKNMLMDLSKDIMMDLGITVIGDIISILKHAKQVYRQDMCKMATQAITSGQSSVQTELRRTANTPATRMIANALSRDSPPSTPAHHPDNRAISVTVSNKQAKSGKAVLSRPADEGNGLPVKRRRVTAEMEGNKRMSVFERLGAESKADTTTGSSKATGVFSRLGRADGAEEEQGTAGKVDVDGVEEEEEEEDDDDSDGEGSVLQYAGVLKRLPPSQKKEPVAPKLAPTTLRRLGGKFKLPPTDSPSSSSSSSSPDGLPSAKLSVLQRLGKPPASPPPADTQDSRVTSTRNKARPGLSLASPKVSSSTRAGGGESFGAQMDVGSVNVFKRLGSRRT; this is encoded by the exons GGTCCAGAAGAACATGCTGATGGACCTCAGTAAGGACATCATGATGGACCTTGGCATCACTGTCATCGGTGACATTATTTCCATCCTCAAACACGCCAAACAGGTCTACCGACAG GACATGTGCAAAATGGCCACACAGGCCATAACCTCAGGACAGTCCAGCGTTCAGACCGAACTACGAAGAACTGCCAACACCC CCGCCACACGTATGATTGCCAATGCCTTGAGCCGCGACTCACCGCCAAGCACACCAGCCCATCACCCTGACAACCGGGCAATCTCTGTGACAGTGTCCAACAAACAGGCCAAGAGTGGCAAAGCAG tGCTGAGCCGGCCTGCTGACGAGGGGAACGGTCTGCCGGTGAAGCGTCGGCGCGTGACTGCAGAGATGGAAG GGAACAAGCGGATGTCTGTGTTTGAGCGACTGGGAGCCGAGTCCAAGGCAGATACCACCACGGGCAGCAGCAAG GCCACGGGTGTGTTCAGTCGTCTGGGCCGAGCAGACGGAGCGGAGGAGGAGCAGGGAACTGCAGGAAAGGTTGACGTAGAcggagtggaagaggaggaggaggaggaggatgatgatgatagtgatggagAGGGTTCGGTCCTACAGTACGCTGGCGTCCTCAAGCGACTCCCACCCTCCCAGAAGAAAGAGCCTGTGGCCCCCAAGCTGGCCCCCACCACCCTCCGCCGCCTGGGAGGGAAATTCAAACTCCCCCCCACTgattctccctcctcctcctcctcctcttcctcccccgaTGGCCTCCCCTCTGCCAAGCTCAGTGTGCTTCAGAGACTGGGCAAGCCCCCTGCCTCCCCACCGCCTGCCGACACCCAGGACAGCCGGGTGACCAGCACCAGAAATAAGGCCCGGCCAGGCCTGTCCCTGGCTAGCCCCAAGGTCAGCAGCAGCACCAGggctggaggaggggagagttttGGGGCTCAGATGGACGTAGGGTCAGTCAATGTCTTTAAGAGACTAGGCAGCAGGAGAACCTAA
- the LOC115162966 gene encoding tetratricopeptide repeat protein 9B, translating into MEAKQHSIKSLKSYPEAGGRSLAAAAGDVGVGGGGGGCLAGSAQMEMEANIQKAIDFKVEGHRCYKEKKFREAIGKYHRALLQLKGVHLVDGNTDSEVNLLSQAAVKLTEEQRRTVEITEIECYDSLTACLLQSELVNYERVKEYCLKVLGHQRDHFKAMYRAGIACYHLGDYECALRYLRDAKNREPSDTNVLRYIQLTEMKMSREGQRERESGKEALG; encoded by the exons ATGGAAGCAAAACAGCACTCCATAAAGAGCCTGAAGAGCTACCCAGAGGCGGGGGGCCGGAGCCTGGCGGCGGCCGCGGGAGACGTCGGCgttggaggtggtggaggagggtgtCTTGCCGGCTCCGCACAGATGGAGATGGAGGCAAACATACAGAAAGCCATTGACTTCAAGGTGGAGGGCCACCGCTGCTACAAGGAGAAGAAATTCCGGGAAGCGATAGGGAAGTACCACCGGGCTCTGCTGCAGCTGAAAGGGGTGCATTTAGTGGATGGAAACACGGACTCCGAGGTCAACCTCCTGAGCCAAGCCGCCGTCAAGCTGACGGAAGAGCAGCGGAGAACCGTGGAGATCACGGAGATCGAGTGCTACGACAGCCTGACAG CTTGCCTGTTGCAGTCAGAGCTGGTGAACTACGAGCGTGTGAAGGAGTACTGCCTGAAGGTGCTGGGCCACCAGAGGGACCACTTCAAGGCCATGTACCGCGCCGGCATCGCCTGCTACCACCTGGGCGACTATGAATGTGCCCTGCGCTACCTGCGTGACGCCAAGAACCGCGAGCCCTCAG ACACAAACGTGCTGCGGTACATCCAGTTGACGGAAATGAAGATGAGTAGGGAGGGTCAGCGGGAGCGAGAGAGCGGCAAAGAGGCCCTTGGCTAA